One genomic region from Magallana gigas chromosome 3, xbMagGiga1.1, whole genome shotgun sequence encodes:
- the LOC105326054 gene encoding uncharacterized protein isoform X4, which translates to MGRYIDFCGLGDGGEVEADMKLRLSLTPPPGFRRTPPKLQSRNRVFGEPRPWELIQRMLKVVKDATDNKSFYDTMERNREHDGEEEKEEKDLPPVFNKRLFVTQGAVIITKEARRIMAQNARCSPDQDPSLTKSEMLTLRSVVEGLKLIHKGQDYIKNVLSRCVTLENYNAFQYVKKKPWEDTLSCYYVVHGAVEVTYDMSGAGQSSSRNVYQPNIIYSHGTAEYLGIVSAEGRDEDIAPPATVYTKEQCEFIRIDRDRFHRLIEVEETILKNEIQRYFKSGSSILSILADDVQAKILQMIQKHEYPPNKTLLEQGEETEYLYVIVSGRVQCYREVYIPEADRSITFYVCCREKDDFFGEEGVLDHDGSYCKITTTTPTVCYRFHRTALKIVNSEKLERVLQENRHDFVSEEELRDRGYKNHVWNNYKHNRIKESLKEKGKLKYMCKMREHPVADRPPTEEEQTTENMYRFVLKGSKFTPLQVRPLSCHSQRSRPHTAPAHFHKKTSPELDEPSESESDSESEDEETKNKQLMTSKLAKTLDELCTKNLDADSIMNIMDENSEIGRHLKKAWETQDVEQPEQESFMKNGILAIMGSDDIVRKAMAMADKEVSHQRRRRSAKDDKEWNTVVHAENSQAKFLVAANKMRINLLRKNLAAIDKERKLNAQKRIRINRKPYTTESKENVESSKQVKVKGSEKNNHSQGQGDTEKEDGNATLFVSRSQKRWRPSTVNSEVTEGSPTRNHDNTPTRVKLSRPRSAIVTHKEATSYNDKQQTTKHYRSCRSLHNSSNNVSVPVKGLITSRPNSASSRPNSVRGVGRQVFSN; encoded by the exons GAGGATGTTAAAGGTGGTGAAAGATGCAACAGACAACAAAAGCTTCTACGACACCATGGAACGGAACCGTGAACACGACGGAGAGGAGGAGAAAGAGGAGAAGGATCTTCCTCCCGTCTTCAACAAGCGCCTCTTCGTTACACAGGGAGCGGTCATTATCACCAAAGAGGCCAGGCGCATTATGGCGCAAAACGCCAGATGTTCCCCGGATCAGGACCCGTCTTTAACGAAGTCAGAGATGTTGACATTGCGTTCAGTTGTTGAGGGACTGAAGTTGATTCATAAAGGACAAGATTACATCAAAAACGTTCTGTCCCGATGCGTGACCTTAGAAAACTATAATGCGTTTCAATATGTGAAGAAGAAGCCCTGGGAGGACACACTGTCTTGTTATTACGTCGTACACGGCGCGGTGGAAGTGACGTATGACATGTCCGGGGCGGGGCAGTCGTCCTCTCGGAACGTTTACCAACCGAACATCATCTATAGCCATGGCACTGCGGAATACCTCGGGATTGTTAGTGCAGAGGGGCGGGATGAGGACATTGCTCCTCCAGCGACAGTGTACACGAAGGAGCAGTGTGAATTCATTCGTATTGACAGAGACCGATTCCATAGACTGATCGAAGTGGAAGAAACGATATTGAAAAATGAGATTCaacgttatttcaaatcaggGTCTAGCATTCTTTCAATACTTGCCGATGACGTGCAAGCAAAAATTCTACAAATGATCCAAAAACAC GAGTACCCACCAAACAAAACGCTGTTAGAGCAGGGCGAGGAGACGGAGTACCTTTACGTCATAGTATCAG gTCGGGTTCAGTGCTACCGAGAGGTGTACATTCCTGAAGCGGATCGCAGCATAACATTCTACGTTTGCTGTAGGGAGAAGG ACGACTTTTTCGGCGAGGAGGGTGTACTCGACCATGACGGAAGTTATTGTAAGATcaccaccaccacccccacCGTGTGTTACAGGTTCCACAG AACTGCGCTTAAAATAGTAAACTCAGAGAAACTGGAACGAGTGCTTCAAGAGAACCGCCATGATTTTGTCAGCGAGGAGGAACTTCGAGACCGAGGCTACAAAAACCATGTCTGGAACAACTACAAACACAACAGGATCAAAGAGTCCCTCAAAGAAAAGGGCAagctgaaatacatgtgtaaaatgagGGAACACCCAGTGGCCGACAGACCGCCAACCGAGGA AGAGCAGACGACAGAGAATATGTATCGATTCGTCCTGAAAGGGAGCAAGTTCACCCCACTTCAAGTTCGACCTTTGTCCTGCCATTCCCAAAGGTCAAGGCCACACACTGCCCCGGCACATTTTCACAAAAAGACGTCACCTGAGCTGGATGAACCTAGCGAAAGCGAATCAG ATTCTGAATCAGAAGACGAAGAGACTAAAAACAAACAGCTAATGACGTCAAAATTAGCCAAAACCTTAGATGAATTATGTACAAAA AACTTAGATGCGGATAGTATTATGAATATTATGGACGAAAACAGCGAAATAGGACGTCATCTGAAGAAAGCTTGGGAAACACAAGATGTCGAACAACCGGAACAAGAATCGTTTATG AAAAATGGGATTCTTGCCATCATGGGTTCAGACGACATTGTGCGGAAAGCCATGGCGATGGCGGATAAGGAAGTCTCTCACCAACGACGGCGTCGTTCTGCCAAAGATGATAAAGA ATGGAACACCGTAGTTCACGCAGAAAACAGCCAGGCCAAATTCCTGGTAGCTGCCAACAAAATGAGAATAAACCTTCTACGCAAGAACCTAGCAGCCATTGACAAAGAACGGAAATTAAACGCTCAAAAGAGAATTCGCATCAATCGAAAGCCATACACGACAGAAAGCAAAGAAAACGTGGAGAGTTCAAAACAGGTGAAAGTTAAAGGTTCCGAGAAAAATAATCACTCCCAAGGTCAAGGAGATACTGAGAAAGAG GACGGCAATGCAACCTTGTTTGTTTCACGATCACAGAAAAGATGGCGACCGTCAACTGTCAACAGTGAAGTAACCGAGGGCTCGCCTACACGTAACCATGACAACACACCAACACGG GTAAAATTAAGCAGACCTAGAAGTGCCATTGTAACACACAAGGAAGCGACGTCATATAATGACAAGCAGCAGACGACAAAAC ATTATAGAAGTTGTAGAAGCTTGCACAACAGCTCAAATAACGTGTCTGTTCCTGTCAAAGGACTTATTACTTCCCGCCCAAACAGCGCCTCATCTCGCCCAAACAGCGTCAGGGGCGTCGGACGCCAAGTGTTCAGTAACTAG